A genomic region of Chelonia mydas isolate rCheMyd1 chromosome 9, rCheMyd1.pri.v2, whole genome shotgun sequence contains the following coding sequences:
- the LOC119567025 gene encoding putative ferric-chelate reductase 1 isoform X2: protein MEGAPASACENMMPVHMGVQPQPSPAPYEIQIDASSFVNRQPINVQIVGPGYRGLLLEARTFGSTAAFGTWQNPANNTKFLQCSGNPKGAITHSNTELKTSLTTYTWLPPTSGCPAIITFMATVAQSREIYWLGVQSKVIWRESKATCGAEKFTWTVTVVTMMSFHLI from the exons ATGGAAG GAGCCCCAGCATCAGCCTGTGAGAATATGATGCCTGTGCATATGGGGGTCCAGCCCCAGccaagtccagccccctatgAGATCCAGATTGATGCATCTTCCTTTGTGAACAGGCAGCCGATTAATG TTCAGATTGTAGGGCCGGGATACAGAGGCCTGTTGCTGGAAGCTCGCACCTTTGGCTCCACGGCTGCATTTGGCACTTGGCAGAATCCTGCCAATAACACTAAGTTCTTACAG TGCTCTGGAAACCCAAAAGGTGCGATTACTCATTCTAACACCGAGTTAAAAACAAGCCTGACCACTTATACCTGGCTGCCCCCAACCTCTGGTTGCCCTGCCATTATTACATTCAT GGCAACTGTAGCACAGTCTCGTGAAATTTATTGGCTCGGTGTCCAATCCAAAGTGATCTGGAGAG AGTCTAAAGCTACATGTGGTGCTGAGAAGTTTACATGGACAGTTACTGTTGTGACAATGATGTCTTTCCACTTAATATAA
- the AKAP14 gene encoding A-kinase anchor protein 14 isoform X2: protein MSRGNLQATGDRADPSTKEKTCKVHSDRSAEGLLGVDKLMIMGVGDEDAVIKEKAQILIEDVIRDAKEHLRDLQEKEREAEYIIQNIQWTSCKDFTVERGQQQIEEYMSQTWEFHGSWLHWSDYLQEQELTYSKRYHYRVRWSIPTCRKPIPRTTACIYFIIEISKIKPPTLPVEVFFILESNRFIHRPGQCRFREKWLKDIIESKRILMESITF, encoded by the exons ATGAGCCGTGGGAATCTGCAGGCTACAGGGGATAGAGCAGATCCCAGCACTAAGGAAAAAACCTGTAAGGTGCATTCAGACAG ATCAGCTGAAGGTCTGTTGGGGGTAGACAAG ctGATGATAATGGGTGTGGGAGATGAAGATGCTGTCATCAAGGAAAAAGCACAGATTTTAATTGAGGATGTAATCAGGGATGCAAAAGAGCATCTTCGAGATTtgcaagaaaaagagagag AAGCTGAGTACATCATCCAAAACATTCAATGGACCTCATGCAAGGACTTTACAGTGGAGAGGGGACAGCAGCAAATTGAGGAATACATGTCA CAGACGTGGGAGTTTCATGGGAGCTGGCTTCACTGGTCAGACTATCTCCAGGAACAAGAACTGACGTACAGCAAGAGGTACCACTACCGGGTTCGCTGGAGCATCCCAACATGCAGGAAGCCCATCCCACGAACAACAGCATGCATCTATTTCATCATTGAGATCTCCAAAATTAAACCACCT ACCTTGCCAGTTGAGGTATTCTTCATTTTGGAATCAAATAGGTTCATTCACag ACCAGGACAGTGTCGGTTTAGAGAAAAGTGGCTCAAAGACATCATTGAAAGCAAGAGAATTCTCATGGAGAGCATAACTTTCTAA
- the AKAP14 gene encoding A-kinase anchor protein 14 isoform X4, giving the protein MSRGNLQATGDRADPSTKEKTCKVHSDRSAEGLLGVDKVRKPSSIQVSCIDLLVVNLSISLSLKLMIMGVGDEDAVIKEKAQILIEDVIRDAKEHLRDLQEKEREAEYIIQNIQWTSCKDFTVERGQQQIEEYMSQTWEFHGSWLHWSDYLQEQELTYSKRYHYRVRWSIPTCRKPIPRTTACIYFIIEISKIKPPTLPVETRTVSV; this is encoded by the exons ATGAGCCGTGGGAATCTGCAGGCTACAGGGGATAGAGCAGATCCCAGCACTAAGGAAAAAACCTGTAAGGTGCATTCAGACAG ATCAGCTGAAGGTCTGTTGGGGGTAGACAAGGTAAGAAAGCCCAGCTCTATCCAAGTTTCATGTATTGACCTTCTCGTAGTGAACTtgtcaatttctctctctctaaagctGATGATAATGGGTGTGGGAGATGAAGATGCTGTCATCAAGGAAAAAGCACAGATTTTAATTGAGGATGTAATCAGGGATGCAAAAGAGCATCTTCGAGATTtgcaagaaaaagagagag AAGCTGAGTACATCATCCAAAACATTCAATGGACCTCATGCAAGGACTTTACAGTGGAGAGGGGACAGCAGCAAATTGAGGAATACATGTCA CAGACGTGGGAGTTTCATGGGAGCTGGCTTCACTGGTCAGACTATCTCCAGGAACAAGAACTGACGTACAGCAAGAGGTACCACTACCGGGTTCGCTGGAGCATCCCAACATGCAGGAAGCCCATCCCACGAACAACAGCATGCATCTATTTCATCATTGAGATCTCCAAAATTAAACCACCT ACCTTGCCAGTTGAG ACCAGGACAGTGTCGGTTTAG
- the NDUFA1 gene encoding NADH dehydrogenase [ubiquinone] 1 alpha subcomplex subunit 1 isoform X2, which produces MLGRRRRGAGLMRLRSGAACACAFAELGEARSSGAVGGGGAARAGAGMWYEILPGVAVMCLCLTIPGVSLTQIHRYLNGGKEKRIARQPYQWHLMERDRRLSGVNEYHRSKGLENID; this is translated from the exons ATGCTGGGTAGGCGGCGCCGTGGGGCGGGGCTAATGCGCCTGCGAAGTGGTGCTGCCTGCGCGTGCGCGTTTGCCGAGCTTGGGGAGGCTCGGTCTAGTGGAGCGGTCGGTGGCGGCGGAGCGGCTCGAGCGGGCGCCGGGATGTGGTACGAGATCCTGCCCGGCGTGGCCGTCATGTGCCTGTGCCTGACCATCCCCGGCGTGTCGCTCACCCAGATCCACAGATACCTCAACGGGGGCAAG GAAAAGAGAATTGCTCGCCAGCCCTACCAGTGGCACCTGATGGAGAGAGACCGGCGACTGTCGGGGGTTAATGAATACCATCGGTCCAAG GGATTGGAGAACATTGACTAA
- the LOC119567025 gene encoding putative ferric-chelate reductase 1 isoform X3: MGAPASACENMMPVHMGVQPQPSPAPYEIQIDASSFVNRQPINVQIVGPGYRGLLLEARTFGSTAAFGTWQNPANNTKFLQCSGNPKGAITHSNTELKTSLTTYTWLPPTSGCPAIITFMATVAQSREIYWLGVQSKVIWRESKATCGAEKFTWTVTVVTMMSFHLI, encoded by the exons ATGG GAGCCCCAGCATCAGCCTGTGAGAATATGATGCCTGTGCATATGGGGGTCCAGCCCCAGccaagtccagccccctatgAGATCCAGATTGATGCATCTTCCTTTGTGAACAGGCAGCCGATTAATG TTCAGATTGTAGGGCCGGGATACAGAGGCCTGTTGCTGGAAGCTCGCACCTTTGGCTCCACGGCTGCATTTGGCACTTGGCAGAATCCTGCCAATAACACTAAGTTCTTACAG TGCTCTGGAAACCCAAAAGGTGCGATTACTCATTCTAACACCGAGTTAAAAACAAGCCTGACCACTTATACCTGGCTGCCCCCAACCTCTGGTTGCCCTGCCATTATTACATTCAT GGCAACTGTAGCACAGTCTCGTGAAATTTATTGGCTCGGTGTCCAATCCAAAGTGATCTGGAGAG AGTCTAAAGCTACATGTGGTGCTGAGAAGTTTACATGGACAGTTACTGTTGTGACAATGATGTCTTTCCACTTAATATAA
- the AKAP14 gene encoding A-kinase anchor protein 14 isoform X3 has product MSRGNLQATGDRADPSTKEKTCKVHSDRSAEGLLGVDKLMIMGVGDEDAVIKEKAQILIEDVIRDAKEHLRDLQEKEREAEYIIQNIQWTSCKDFTVERGQQQIEEYMSTWEFHGSWLHWSDYLQEQELTYSKRYHYRVRWSIPTCRKPIPRTTACIYFIIEISKIKPPTLPVEVFFILESNRFIHRPGQCRFREKWLKDIIESKRILMESITF; this is encoded by the exons ATGAGCCGTGGGAATCTGCAGGCTACAGGGGATAGAGCAGATCCCAGCACTAAGGAAAAAACCTGTAAGGTGCATTCAGACAG ATCAGCTGAAGGTCTGTTGGGGGTAGACAAG ctGATGATAATGGGTGTGGGAGATGAAGATGCTGTCATCAAGGAAAAAGCACAGATTTTAATTGAGGATGTAATCAGGGATGCAAAAGAGCATCTTCGAGATTtgcaagaaaaagagagag AAGCTGAGTACATCATCCAAAACATTCAATGGACCTCATGCAAGGACTTTACAGTGGAGAGGGGACAGCAGCAAATTGAGGAATACATGTCA ACGTGGGAGTTTCATGGGAGCTGGCTTCACTGGTCAGACTATCTCCAGGAACAAGAACTGACGTACAGCAAGAGGTACCACTACCGGGTTCGCTGGAGCATCCCAACATGCAGGAAGCCCATCCCACGAACAACAGCATGCATCTATTTCATCATTGAGATCTCCAAAATTAAACCACCT ACCTTGCCAGTTGAGGTATTCTTCATTTTGGAATCAAATAGGTTCATTCACag ACCAGGACAGTGTCGGTTTAGAGAAAAGTGGCTCAAAGACATCATTGAAAGCAAGAGAATTCTCATGGAGAGCATAACTTTCTAA
- the NDUFA1 gene encoding NADH dehydrogenase [ubiquinone] 1 alpha subcomplex subunit 1 isoform X1 produces MRLRSGAACACAFAELGEARSSGAVGGGGAARAGAGMWYEILPGVAVMCLCLTIPGVSLTQIHRYLNGGKEKRIARQPYQWHLMERDRRLSGVNEYHRSK; encoded by the exons ATGCGCCTGCGAAGTGGTGCTGCCTGCGCGTGCGCGTTTGCCGAGCTTGGGGAGGCTCGGTCTAGTGGAGCGGTCGGTGGCGGCGGAGCGGCTCGAGCGGGCGCCGGGATGTGGTACGAGATCCTGCCCGGCGTGGCCGTCATGTGCCTGTGCCTGACCATCCCCGGCGTGTCGCTCACCCAGATCCACAGATACCTCAACGGGGGCAAG GAAAAGAGAATTGCTCGCCAGCCCTACCAGTGGCACCTGATGGAGAGAGACCGGCGACTGTCGGGGGTTAATGAATACCATCGGTCCAAG tag
- the UPF3B gene encoding regulator of nonsense transcripts 3B has product MKEDKENTRPKEKRAPGAPLDLRGGGEPERPKDKKETLSKVVIRRLPPSLTKEQLEEHLQPLPEHDYFEFFANDSSLYPHMFSRAYINFKNQEDIVLFRDRFDGYVFVDHKGQEYAAIVEFAPFQKSAKKKNKKKDAKTGTIDDDPEYKKFLESYSADDEKLTSTPETLLEEIEARNKELIAKKTTPLLNFLKNKQRLREEKREERRRRELERKRQREEERRKWKEEERRKRKEAEKLKKVDKCPEKERDKSKDEPKIKLLKKPEKDERDLEKKEKFKKLEKENVREEKAAGTLSSVSAKRSDGETKEEKGKKSEDEYGKDYRDRERDFEREREYERLQREKQRRQDEERRRQKERFEKEKVFRRKEEEVKKEINSLREKGRKSDLPDFTGNTEKSEKITKDDKKEDAAKRDRIRNKDRPAMQLYQPGVRSRSRLCPYEDIATKSADQGADKKQESETSNTKEEE; this is encoded by the exons ATGAAGGAGGATAAGGAGAACACTAGGCCTAAGGAGAAGCGGGCGCCCGGGGCCCCCCTGGAtctccgggggggcggggagcccgaGCGGCCCAAGGACAAGAAGGAGACGCTCAGCAAg GTGGTAATTCGACGCTTGCCTCCCAGTTTGACCAAGGAACAGCTTGAAGAACATCTTCAGCCTTTGCCTGAACATGACTATTTTGAATTCTTTGCTAACGATTCCAG TTTGTATCCTCACATGTTTTCCAGAGCATACATCAACTTTAAAAACCAAGAAGACATAGTACTGTTCAGGGATCGTTTTGATGGTTATGTTTTTGTTGATCACAAAG GTCAGGAGTATGCTGCCATAGTCGAATTTGCACCTTTCCAAAAATCTGCAAAAAAGAAGAATAAGAAAAAGGATGCCAAAACTGGGACTATTGATGATG ACCCAGAGTataagaagtttttggaaagttacAGTGCAGATGATGAAAAGTTAACATCAACTCCTGAAACACTACTAGAGGAAATAGAGGCAAGAAACAAAGAGTTAATAG CTAAAAAGACAACTCCCCTTCTGAACTTCTTGAAAAACAAACAG agactgagagaagaaaaaagagaggagaggagaagaagggaactggaaagaaaaagacaaagagaagaagaaaggaggaaatggaaagaagaagaaagaaggaagagaaaagaagcagaaaaacTGAAGAAAGTTGACAAATGCCCAGAGAAAGAAAGGGATAAATCAAAGGATGAACCAAAGATTAAA CTACTTAAGAAACCAGAGAAAGATGAAAGAGActtggagaaaaaggaaaagttcaagaaactggaaaaagaaaatgtgaggGAGGAAAAGGCTGCTGGCACGCTAAGCAGTGTGTCAGCCAAACGATCCGATGGAGAGACTaaagaagagaagggaaaaaa ATCTGAAGATGAATATGGAAAAGATTACAGGGACCGGGAGAGAGactttgaaagagagagagaatatgagaGACTGCAGCGGGAGAAACAGAGACGCCAAGACGAAGAGCGTCGTAGGCAGAAGGAACGCTTTGAGAAAGAAAAAGTTTTTAGAAGAAAAGAGGAAGAGGTGAAAAAGGAGATAAACTCActcagagagaaaggaaggaaaagtgaTCTTCCAGATTTTACAGGCAACACAGAAAAATCTGAGAAAATAACCAAAGATGACAAAAAAGAGGATGCAGCTAAGAGAGATCGCATCAGAAACAAG GATCGTCCAGCAATGCAGCTATACCAGCCAGGAGTTCGAAGTCGAAGTAGACTGTGTCCTTATGAAGACATTGCTACAAAGTCTGCAGACCAAGGAGCAGATAAAAAACAGGAAAGTGAGACCAGTAATACAAAAGAAGAGGAGTGA
- the LOC119567025 gene encoding putative ferric-chelate reductase 1 isoform X1, which produces MAVQILSVSRGGSRSAPTEQDQALRLELHGANSVFLYACAAPGAPASACENMMPVHMGVQPQPSPAPYEIQIDASSFVNRQPINVQIVGPGYRGLLLEARTFGSTAAFGTWQNPANNTKFLQCSGNPKGAITHSNTELKTSLTTYTWLPPTSGCPAIITFMATVAQSREIYWLGVQSKVIWRESKATCGAEKFTWTVTVVTMMSFHLI; this is translated from the exons ATGGCTGTGCAGATATTGTCAGTGTCAAGGGGGGGTTCCCGTTCTGCTCCCActgagcaggatcaggctcttagacTGGAGCTCCATGGAGCAAACTCTGTCTTCCTCTATGCTTGTGCTGCACCAG GAGCCCCAGCATCAGCCTGTGAGAATATGATGCCTGTGCATATGGGGGTCCAGCCCCAGccaagtccagccccctatgAGATCCAGATTGATGCATCTTCCTTTGTGAACAGGCAGCCGATTAATG TTCAGATTGTAGGGCCGGGATACAGAGGCCTGTTGCTGGAAGCTCGCACCTTTGGCTCCACGGCTGCATTTGGCACTTGGCAGAATCCTGCCAATAACACTAAGTTCTTACAG TGCTCTGGAAACCCAAAAGGTGCGATTACTCATTCTAACACCGAGTTAAAAACAAGCCTGACCACTTATACCTGGCTGCCCCCAACCTCTGGTTGCCCTGCCATTATTACATTCAT GGCAACTGTAGCACAGTCTCGTGAAATTTATTGGCTCGGTGTCCAATCCAAAGTGATCTGGAGAG AGTCTAAAGCTACATGTGGTGCTGAGAAGTTTACATGGACAGTTACTGTTGTGACAATGATGTCTTTCCACTTAATATAA
- the AKAP14 gene encoding A-kinase anchor protein 14 isoform X1: protein MSRGNLQATGDRADPSTKEKTCKVHSDRSAEGLLGVDKVRKPSSIQVSCIDLLVVNLSISLSLKLMIMGVGDEDAVIKEKAQILIEDVIRDAKEHLRDLQEKEREAEYIIQNIQWTSCKDFTVERGQQQIEEYMSQTWEFHGSWLHWSDYLQEQELTYSKRYHYRVRWSIPTCRKPIPRTTACIYFIIEISKIKPPTLPVEVFFILESNRFIHRPGQCRFREKWLKDIIESKRILMESITF, encoded by the exons ATGAGCCGTGGGAATCTGCAGGCTACAGGGGATAGAGCAGATCCCAGCACTAAGGAAAAAACCTGTAAGGTGCATTCAGACAG ATCAGCTGAAGGTCTGTTGGGGGTAGACAAGGTAAGAAAGCCCAGCTCTATCCAAGTTTCATGTATTGACCTTCTCGTAGTGAACTtgtcaatttctctctctctaaagctGATGATAATGGGTGTGGGAGATGAAGATGCTGTCATCAAGGAAAAAGCACAGATTTTAATTGAGGATGTAATCAGGGATGCAAAAGAGCATCTTCGAGATTtgcaagaaaaagagagag AAGCTGAGTACATCATCCAAAACATTCAATGGACCTCATGCAAGGACTTTACAGTGGAGAGGGGACAGCAGCAAATTGAGGAATACATGTCA CAGACGTGGGAGTTTCATGGGAGCTGGCTTCACTGGTCAGACTATCTCCAGGAACAAGAACTGACGTACAGCAAGAGGTACCACTACCGGGTTCGCTGGAGCATCCCAACATGCAGGAAGCCCATCCCACGAACAACAGCATGCATCTATTTCATCATTGAGATCTCCAAAATTAAACCACCT ACCTTGCCAGTTGAGGTATTCTTCATTTTGGAATCAAATAGGTTCATTCACag ACCAGGACAGTGTCGGTTTAGAGAAAAGTGGCTCAAAGACATCATTGAAAGCAAGAGAATTCTCATGGAGAGCATAACTTTCTAA